One window of Magallana gigas chromosome 2, xbMagGiga1.1, whole genome shotgun sequence genomic DNA carries:
- the LOC105330017 gene encoding uncharacterized protein, giving the protein MDSYAVHRLAPKKETKTTNNRGKSPLLQLLKRTTSRANISPMIDGEFEDFGINHQSENGQVQMCSLSPKLSFDFKQGSKSGDHDPGGIVRARKDNLVILDSVSRKMKMFKRVENNKNELQFRCATTYSFSEHCHGVASVKENMLAVTSDKKIEFFRVRRSKLKCSSTTIRTPSKCFAITATSKKVFFIAQLSSVQGCIKCYQRIKGTFKSHWELDYIIERPFGETLSIHSFLVADEEESTIYFTNPESRFLASMSCRGEMIRIARFDWTPRGLAVVGEYLIVDNDTAHSLCLTNKNGQVLRTLISNLHENPSHLCYNPLSKELFMCALRSPKIRVYSVHNSDDAGVSEC; this is encoded by the coding sequence ATGGATAGTTATGCAGTTCATAGGCTAGCACCgaagaaagaaacaaaaacaacaaacaacagAGGGAAATCCCCGTTGCTGCAATTACTGAAAAGGACAACTTCCCGGGCTAATATATCCCCCATGATAGACGGAGAGTTTGAGGATTTTGGAATCAATCATCAAAGCGAAAATGGGCAGGTCCAGATGTGTAGTCTGTCTCCAAAACTATCTTTCGATTTCAAGCAGGGATCCAAATCCGGAGACCATGATCCTGGGGGAATTGTTCGTGCTCGGAAAGACAATCTTGTCATCCTGGATTCTGTCtccagaaaaatgaaaatgttcaaGAGAgtggaaaataataaaaacgaGCTACAATTCCGTTGCGCCACAACATACAGCTTTTCAGAGCATTGCCATGGCGTTGCCTCCGTGAAAGAAAACATGCTCGCTGTGACGTCGGATAAGAAAATTGAGTTTTTCAGAGTGAGAAGGTCAAAGCTTAAATGTTCATCGACGACCATTAGAACCCCTTCAAAATGCTTCGCAATAACAGCTACTTCTAAGAAAGTTTTCTTTATTGCACAACTTTCTTCCGTACAAGGATGTATAAAGTGTTACCAAAGAATCAAAGGGACTTTCAAATCCCACTGGGAGCTGGATTATATTATTGAACGTCCATTTGGCGAAACTCTGTCAATTCATTCTTTCTTGGTGGCCGATGAAGAGGAATCCACTATATATTTCACAAATCCTGAGAGTAGATTCCTTGCTTCGATGTCGTGCCGTGGGGAGATGATTCGGATAGCTCGCTTCGACTGGACACCCCGGGGACTGGCAGTCGTGGGGGAATATCTAATCGTTGACAACGACACCGCTCACTCTCTCTGCTTGACGAACAAAAACGGACAAGTTCTCAGGACCTTGATAAGCAATCTTCACGAAAATCCATCTCATTTATGTTATAACCCATTGTCAAAAGAACTGTTCATGTGTGCACTGCGTTCTCCGAAAATTCGTGTGTATTCAGTTCACAATTCTGATGACGCTGGAGTGAGCGAGTGTTAG
- the LOC136272853 gene encoding aldo-keto reductase family 1 member B1-like, producing the protein MAARKVPVIPLPGTNGYPMIGLGTFTIFERRGSNDEVKEAVKCAIDCGYRSLDCALVYQNESSVGQAVADKIRDGVVKREDLFITTKLWDTHHNPANIRENCMKSLNNLKCGYIDLYLIHWPFGFEDGDEYFPMGDDGKARFSDHDYVDVWKGMEELVDEGLVKSIGLSNFNESQIERVIKNCCIKPSNLQIEVHPYFSNKKLVDFCTANGITVTAYAPLGNPNRTWAGDKDPVVFDEPILKEIAERKKKSIAQVCLRFLLQRNIVVIPKSVNPQRIKENIDILDFELSDEEMKAIWSLDSGKRFYIEPIAKTHKYYPFDDVK; encoded by the exons ATGGCAGCCAGAAAGGTTCCCGTTATTCCTCTCCCAGGAACCAATGGTTATCCGATGATAGGGCTTGGAACATTTACTATCTTTGAGAGACGA GGAAGTAACGACGAGGTGAAAGAAGCCGTGAAGTGCGCCATTGACTGTGGGTATAGGAGTCTGGACTGCGCCCTGGTCTACCAGAACGAGTCGTCCGTAGGTCAAGCCGTGGCCGACAAAATCAGGGACGGCGTGGTCAAGAGGGAGGATTTGTTTATCACAACCAAG CTGTGGGACACTCACCATAACCCGGCGAATATCCGGGAGAACTGTATGAAGTCTTTGAACAATCTGAAGTGTGGTTACATCGATCTCTATCTCATACACTGGCCATTCGGTTTCGAG GATGGGGACGAGTATTTTCCGATGGGAGACGATGGAAAGGCCAGGTTTTCTGACCATGATTATGTTGATGTCTGGAAG GGTATGGAGGAGTTGGTAGATGAAGGTTTGGTAAAATCCATTGGCTTGTCAAACTTCAACGAAAGTCAGATTGAGCGTGTAATTAAGAATTGCTGCATCAAACCTAGCAACCTACAG atCGAAGTCCATCCTTACTTCTCGAACAAAAAACTGGTTGATTTCTGTACTGCCAACGGAATCACGGTGACGGCCTACGCGCCGCTGGGGAACCCGAACAGAACATG GGCTGGAGATAAAGATCCCGTCGTATTTGATGAACCAATCCTAAAGGAAATCGCAGAAAGAAAGAAGAAGTCTATAGCGCAA GTTTGCCTTAGGTTTCTGCTGCAGCGGAACATTGTTGTCATTCCAAAGAGCGTCAATCCACAAAGAATCAAAGAGAATATCGAC attttagaTTTTGAGTTATCTGACGAGGAAATGAAAGCCATCTGGTCATTAGATAGCGGAAAGCGGTTTTACATAGAACCGAT tgcaaaaacccacaagtATTATCCATTTGATGACGTAAAATAG
- the LOC117680336 gene encoding uncharacterized protein, which translates to MASVARNPGYKRISRHFLKTCGFKLLSVDETAVEAVVRHPGPTMSDYDVYGQPKLWNMMNLVVSGRMFVHHQPLDETGRTFRDFEKLTSDRLTFLVTSEVCFTKALYDPDVPKSSLLTTVKGGYIGNTSFNSHSLMKTESNEVLISNVNQVVSIDMETRRPKPLPDWWKVKYAESAKKFESYKLERFPKGENTSVYQVKVAWSDTDMNNHATWSAYVRYAKDAAHHAVRTGSLPDFEENLGKGISKIQSHYLGECLEGDELTVYIWEDSGESYQLKCHIDKNEECIFQTVISFFS; encoded by the exons ATGGCCTCAGTAGCACGAAATCCTGGTTATAA gAGAATTTCTCGTCACTTTTTGAAAACTTGTGGATTTAAGCTTCTCTCCGTGGATGAGACAGCGGTGGAGGCTGTAGTTAGACATCCTGGTCCAACGATGTCAGACTACGACGTCTACG GGCAGCCAAAATTATGGAACATGATGAACCTCGTGGTATCAGGCCGCATGTTTGTTCATCATCAGCCACTTGACGAAACGGGAAGAACATTCCGAGACTTTGAAAAATTGACGAGTGATCGATTAACTTTCCTGGTGACATCAGAAGTCTGCTTCACGAAGGCTCTTTATGATCCTGACGTACCCAAAAGTTCACTGTTGACAACAGTTAAGGGAGGTTACATTGGGAACACGTCTTTTAATTCCCACTCACTTATGAAAACCGAAAGCAACGAAGTTCTGATAAGTAACGTCAATCAAGTTGTCAGCATAGACATGGAGACTAGACGACCGAAGCCTCTTCCAGATTGGTGGAAGGTTAAATATGCAGAGTCAGCAAAAAAGTTTGAGTCCTACAAACTAGAGAGGTTCCCAAAGGGAGAGAACACAAGTGTTTACCAAGTGAAAGTGGCCTGGAGTGATACAGACATGAATAATCATGCTACATGGAGTGCGTATGTGAGGTATGCTAAGGATGCTGCTCACCATGCTGTCAGAACTGGTTCTCTGCCAGACTTTGAGGAAAATCTAGGGAAGGGAATCAGCAAAATTCAGTCGCATTACTTAGGAGAGTGTTTGGAAGGAGATGAACTTACAGTGTACATTTGGGAAGATTCAGGGGAAAGCTATCAGCTAAAATGtcatattgataaaaatgaggaatgtatatttcaaacagttatttcattttttagctAA